Proteins from a genomic interval of uncultured Desulfuromusa sp.:
- a CDS encoding MogA/MoaB family molybdenum cofactor biosynthesis protein: MVEKSYQIGILTLSDKGACGEREDESGPLLTELVSGLGNVLRYQIVGDDKNKIIMMLTSWVDDLGLDLILTTGGTGVSPRDVTPQATEAVIDYQIPGMAEAMRAASLKITARAMLSRAIVGVRQQTLIINLPGSPKAAQENFEVLLPVLPHALEKLNGDSTDCAVS, encoded by the coding sequence ATGGTAGAAAAGTCTTATCAAATAGGAATTCTGACCCTTTCTGATAAGGGGGCTTGTGGTGAGCGCGAAGATGAAAGTGGTCCTTTGTTGACGGAACTGGTTTCAGGATTAGGAAATGTTCTTCGCTATCAGATCGTTGGTGATGATAAGAATAAGATCATCATGATGTTAACGAGCTGGGTCGATGATCTTGGTTTGGATTTGATTTTAACAACAGGAGGGACCGGGGTGAGTCCACGAGATGTGACACCTCAGGCAACCGAAGCCGTGATTGATTACCAGATACCAGGTATGGCAGAGGCAATGCGAGCCGCCAGTTTGAAAATTACTGCACGGGCAATGCTGTCACGTGCCATAGTCGGGGTGCGTCAACAAACATTAATTATTAATCTTCCAGGGAGTCCAAAGGCGGCTCAAGAGAATTTTGAGGTGTTACTGCCGGTTTTGCCGCATGCTCTGGAGAAATTGAATGGAGACAGCACTGACTGCGCTGTGAGTTAA
- a CDS encoding response regulator: MARKKMGEILLESEVISQSDLDQALLRQKGNKKPLGKILEDMEVILEEDIAKALSTQFGFPYVKRFSRHRFPQQVLDKIDAETALAHLVFPLKIDKKTLYLAMSNPLDMSLQSDLSFKLAMRISPCVATPDEIKTAIKKHYLTEVPSDKDDDTLNILLVDNQDIVLNAAEAAMRKEGYTIYKAKNGAEGLKIATQLHPHLIITDIAMPRMDGIEMFKALQANGEIENIPVIALSAKTAAEDEANLLGMGFFDFIAKPINPIRLLARVKRALKIHERK, translated from the coding sequence ATGGCTAGAAAAAAAATGGGTGAAATTTTGTTAGAGAGTGAAGTCATCTCACAAAGTGATCTGGATCAAGCGCTCCTGAGACAAAAAGGAAATAAAAAACCTCTTGGGAAAATCCTTGAGGATATGGAAGTCATCCTTGAAGAGGATATAGCAAAAGCACTCTCCACTCAATTTGGCTTTCCCTATGTAAAAAGGTTTTCCCGGCATCGTTTTCCGCAACAAGTGCTGGATAAAATTGATGCGGAAACAGCTCTTGCTCATCTCGTCTTTCCTCTAAAAATAGATAAAAAAACCCTTTATCTTGCGATGTCAAACCCGCTGGACATGTCACTTCAAAGCGACCTGTCCTTCAAGCTGGCAATGCGTATTTCCCCTTGCGTAGCGACCCCTGATGAAATCAAAACAGCAATAAAAAAACACTACCTGACAGAAGTTCCCAGCGATAAAGATGACGATACTCTGAACATTCTTTTGGTAGATAATCAGGATATCGTTCTTAACGCGGCAGAGGCAGCGATGAGAAAGGAAGGTTATACAATCTACAAAGCCAAAAACGGGGCCGAAGGACTTAAAATCGCAACTCAACTCCATCCTCATTTGATTATTACTGATATCGCCATGCCCCGGATGGATGGGATTGAAATGTTCAAAGCTTTACAAGCGAACGGAGAGATTGAGAATATTCCCGTCATTGCCCTGTCGGCAAAAACGGCAGCAGAAGATGAAGCGAACTTACTGGGGATGGGGTTTTTTGATTTTATTGCCAAGCCCATCAACCCGATACGCTTACTAGCCCGAGTAAAACGTGCCCTCAAAATCCATGAGCGCAAATAA
- a CDS encoding Sir2 family NAD-dependent protein deacetylase: protein MNEARISEIAEIIREAKGLVITAGAGMGVDSGLPDFRGNQGFWNSYPMYEKLGLSFIQAANPEHFEDDPHFGWGFYGHRTNLYRDTVPHSGFTILQKWIKQFGLDYFVATSNVDGQFQKAGFADDRMLEVHGSIHYLQCTVPCSRHIWINDFRYSIDESTMRSMDVPKCPQCQRLARPNILMFGDYSWISKRSAIQEENFDEFLQRNTNNRMVVIEIGAGSTIPTIRHLSEKLGQKQKTRVIRINPREPQIRAPHYSFSNGAVETLSQIDNFLD from the coding sequence ATGAACGAAGCTCGAATTTCAGAAATTGCAGAGATAATCCGTGAAGCAAAAGGACTGGTTATTACGGCTGGAGCTGGAATGGGGGTCGATTCAGGACTTCCCGACTTCCGCGGTAACCAGGGATTCTGGAATTCGTATCCTATGTATGAGAAGCTGGGTCTCAGCTTTATTCAAGCAGCGAATCCTGAACATTTTGAGGACGATCCCCATTTTGGCTGGGGATTTTATGGGCATCGCACCAATCTCTATCGGGACACGGTCCCCCATTCCGGCTTTACAATCCTGCAAAAATGGATCAAACAGTTTGGGCTTGATTATTTTGTCGCGACCTCCAATGTCGATGGACAATTTCAGAAAGCGGGGTTTGCTGACGATCGCATGTTGGAAGTCCATGGTTCAATCCATTATCTTCAATGTACCGTTCCCTGCAGTCGTCATATCTGGATCAATGACTTTCGATACAGCATTGATGAATCAACTATGCGCTCAATGGATGTGCCCAAATGCCCGCAATGTCAGCGGCTAGCAAGACCCAATATCCTCATGTTTGGAGATTATTCATGGATATCAAAACGTTCCGCTATTCAAGAAGAAAACTTTGATGAGTTCTTGCAACGCAATACTAATAACCGCATGGTCGTTATCGAAATAGGGGCCGGATCAACGATCCCGACCATCCGTCATCTCAGCGAAAAACTGGGACAGAAACAGAAAACCAGGGTGATAAGAATCAACCCCCGTGAGCCGCAAATCAGGGCGCCACATTATTCCTTTTCAAACGGTGCAGTAGAGACTTTAAGTCAGATCGACAATTTTCTGGACTAA
- the ybaK gene encoding Cys-tRNA(Pro) deacylase: MARDKVPATPAIRLLKQHKVKFTPRPYKYEDKGGTRTSARELEVDEHNVIKTLVMEDEQKRALIILMHGDCEVSLKHLARQLSVKKITPCNPDRAETLTGYQTGGISPFGTRQQLPIYMEETIASLEKLIINGGRRGLLVELVPRDLTTILKPTSVSVAI, translated from the coding sequence ATGGCAAGAGATAAAGTCCCGGCAACCCCGGCAATCAGATTACTGAAGCAGCATAAAGTGAAGTTTACCCCACGCCCATATAAATATGAAGACAAGGGTGGCACTCGAACCAGTGCTCGCGAATTAGAGGTCGATGAACACAACGTCATTAAAACCCTGGTCATGGAAGATGAGCAGAAACGTGCTCTTATCATATTGATGCATGGGGACTGTGAAGTTTCCCTTAAACACTTGGCACGTCAATTAAGTGTCAAGAAAATAACCCCTTGCAATCCAGATCGGGCAGAAACATTGACAGGTTACCAAACCGGGGGAATTTCACCTTTTGGGACTCGCCAGCAACTCCCCATATACATGGAAGAAACGATAGCCTCACTCGAAAAGTTGATTATCAATGGAGGTCGTCGTGGACTTTTGGTAGAACTGGTTCCACGAGATCTGACAACCATTCTTAAGCCGACATCAGTTTCTGTCGCCATTTAA
- a CDS encoding rhomboid family intramembrane serine protease encodes MNAQYRRQRFFLKSSLRGNSLVQILIYANLILFTLMVLHGTVLGLGMQAIMNPSPRLMVHWGGQYWPLVLDNGEWWRCITYAFTHGGLIHLGFNMVVLYQVGPLLEAEIGWSRLLTVYTFATIVATLAGLFWHPMIVVVGASGAIFGLIGFSVSYYHRVGGGIGLQRRNFMFQWALMAFVFGFIVGADNAAHLGGAIAGAALGWVMPVNVRDQRKTENLFRGIAGFCVLITVLSIAFIPISWMMN; translated from the coding sequence TTGAACGCTCAATATCGACGTCAACGTTTTTTTCTGAAATCATCGCTACGCGGAAACAGTCTCGTACAGATCCTTATTTACGCCAACCTTATTCTTTTCACCCTGATGGTTCTCCATGGCACCGTTTTAGGCCTTGGCATGCAAGCTATTATGAATCCTTCACCCCGTTTGATGGTGCACTGGGGTGGACAATATTGGCCTCTGGTTCTGGATAATGGAGAATGGTGGCGTTGCATTACCTATGCTTTTACCCATGGAGGACTCATTCACTTAGGGTTTAATATGGTTGTCCTCTACCAGGTTGGTCCCTTGTTGGAAGCTGAAATCGGTTGGTCCCGGTTACTCACTGTTTATACTTTTGCAACTATTGTTGCCACACTGGCTGGGCTATTCTGGCACCCAATGATCGTCGTTGTTGGTGCTTCCGGTGCAATATTTGGCTTAATCGGATTTTCAGTCAGTTATTACCATCGTGTAGGAGGTGGGATCGGATTACAACGGCGCAATTTCATGTTTCAGTGGGCATTAATGGCTTTTGTTTTCGGATTTATTGTCGGTGCTGACAATGCAGCCCACCTTGGTGGAGCAATTGCAGGCGCTGCTCTCGGTTGGGTTATGCCTGTCAATGTTCGCGATCAACGGAAAACAGAAAACCTGTTCAGAGGAATTGCCGGTTTCTGTGTCCTCATAACCGTTCTCAGCATCGCTTTTATTCCTATTTCCTGGATGATGAACTGA
- a CDS encoding TraB/GumN family protein has protein sequence MTELPKTSGDYKRLLVDDKEIVLVGTAHISQDSVDTVIRTIDEIIPDTVCVELDRQRYQSLINKKGWESLNLKELIKKKQIPFLLTNLALSSYQKRMGLHTGVKPGAELAAAAQTAEERGMIVELVDRNIRTTLLRVWRKTGFWNKMKVIASLFGSMFEKQELNEEELSKLRESDTLSGMLDEMGKLLPSVKQILVDERDTYMAYHIRNAPGEKVLAVVGAAHLPGIIRLLQGEEISSEVITDISIVPPKTTLSKLIPWLIPGIVIILFIGGFFFGNRDQLANVATAWVLANGLFSALGALLALGHPATVLSAFIAAPITSLNPTIGAGFVTGLVQSFVAAPTVRDMENVGEDLTTFKGWWQNRLARVLLVFLFSSIGSSIGTFVALGWLKNLF, from the coding sequence TTGACTGAGTTACCAAAAACCAGCGGCGACTATAAACGTCTTCTGGTTGATGATAAAGAAATTGTTCTCGTTGGTACTGCCCATATTTCTCAGGATTCGGTTGATACCGTCATCAGAACCATCGATGAAATCATTCCAGATACGGTCTGTGTCGAGCTGGATAGGCAACGCTATCAATCATTGATCAACAAAAAAGGGTGGGAGTCGCTTAATCTCAAAGAGCTAATCAAAAAGAAACAAATCCCCTTCCTTCTCACCAATCTGGCTTTATCCTCATACCAAAAACGGATGGGTTTACATACCGGGGTTAAACCGGGAGCAGAGTTGGCTGCAGCAGCCCAAACAGCAGAAGAACGGGGAATGATTGTAGAACTCGTTGATCGGAATATACGGACCACACTCCTTCGTGTCTGGCGGAAAACCGGCTTCTGGAACAAAATGAAAGTTATAGCTTCGTTGTTCGGCAGCATGTTCGAAAAACAAGAATTAAATGAAGAGGAACTGTCTAAATTACGTGAAAGCGATACCTTGTCAGGTATGCTTGATGAAATGGGTAAATTATTGCCGTCGGTCAAACAGATTCTCGTTGACGAACGTGACACTTACATGGCTTACCACATCCGTAATGCTCCAGGTGAAAAAGTGCTTGCCGTTGTCGGAGCTGCCCATCTTCCGGGGATTATCCGTCTTCTGCAAGGTGAGGAAATCAGCTCGGAGGTCATTACTGATATTTCCATCGTCCCTCCAAAAACAACTCTTTCCAAACTTATTCCCTGGCTCATTCCAGGTATTGTCATCATCTTGTTTATCGGAGGATTTTTTTTCGGAAATCGTGATCAACTGGCAAATGTCGCGACGGCCTGGGTTCTTGCTAATGGTCTTTTCTCTGCACTGGGGGCATTATTAGCTCTGGGACATCCTGCTACAGTTCTCAGTGCCTTTATTGCGGCCCCGATAACTTCACTCAACCCGACCATAGGTGCAGGATTTGTTACTGGATTAGTACAATCCTTTGTTGCAGCACCAACTGTTCGCGATATGGAGAACGTTGGTGAAGATTTGACGACTTTCAAAGGGTGGTGGCAAAACCGGTTGGCCAGAGTTCTGCTGGTTTTTCTTTTTTCATCTATCGGCTCATCCATCGGCACCTTTGTTGCGCTGGGTTGGCTGAAAAATCTATTCTAA
- a CDS encoding desulfoferrodoxin, which yields MPKRSEIYKCEICGNIVEVTHSGAGALICCGKNMVLMNENTTDAATEKHVPVIELTENSVTVKVGDVAHPMIAEHYIEWIEILVDDKVYRQYLQAGEPAEATFNISASSVTARAYCNLHGLWAAKA from the coding sequence ATGCCCAAGCGTTCAGAAATTTACAAATGTGAAATCTGCGGAAATATTGTTGAAGTGACTCACAGCGGTGCAGGTGCACTGATTTGCTGTGGTAAGAATATGGTACTAATGAATGAGAATACGACTGATGCAGCAACTGAGAAACATGTACCAGTGATTGAACTGACAGAAAATTCGGTGACTGTTAAGGTCGGTGATGTTGCTCATCCGATGATTGCAGAACACTATATCGAGTGGATTGAAATTCTGGTGGACGATAAAGTTTATCGTCAATATTTGCAGGCTGGTGAGCCTGCTGAAGCGACATTCAATATTTCGGCTTCTTCAGTCACTGCCCGCGCATATTGTAACTTACATGGACTCTGGGCTGCAAAAGCCTGA
- a CDS encoding RNA polymerase sigma factor, with product MELFFKSIERQAYRMALFACSNQEDALDLVQDSMCKFVAKYKEKPEEEWKALFYKILQNKIRDFYRKEFVRSRWRIWLNSDFEDNNSEPLEQLADPVGRTPEHETENHQMFDQLQQELKKLSLKQQQVFLLRAWEGLSVGETAVAMNCSEGTIKTHYYRATEKLKKKLGEHWL from the coding sequence ATGGAATTATTTTTTAAATCAATAGAGCGGCAAGCCTATCGTATGGCTCTTTTCGCTTGCAGCAATCAGGAAGATGCTCTTGATTTGGTCCAGGATTCCATGTGCAAATTTGTTGCGAAATACAAAGAGAAACCGGAAGAGGAGTGGAAGGCTCTGTTTTATAAGATTCTGCAGAATAAAATACGTGATTTTTATCGCAAGGAGTTCGTTCGTTCCCGCTGGAGAATCTGGTTAAATAGTGATTTTGAGGATAATAATTCCGAACCATTGGAACAATTAGCCGACCCTGTGGGTCGGACTCCTGAGCACGAGACAGAAAATCATCAGATGTTTGATCAATTACAGCAAGAACTGAAAAAACTTTCTTTGAAACAACAACAGGTCTTTTTGTTGCGCGCATGGGAAGGGTTAAGTGTTGGCGAGACAGCCGTGGCAATGAATTGTTCTGAGGGAACAATCAAGACCCATTATTACAGGGCGACAGAGAAATTAAAGAAAAAACTTGGAGAACATTGGCTATGA
- a CDS encoding DUF3106 domain-containing protein: MMRNKLLLHTKRLLALTISVLLMASSLWASDFSELTPQQQQLLGNYANSWDTLSVEKQQNLQKGAEKWLTMTPAQRTQAKQKLEGWKQLSPKQQQKAKSRFERFKQLPQDKKRQLRSVQARFLSLPIETRKQLKARWQKMTPAEKLSFTHALEMSKSAQQQQPAENSGGAGGSGGSGGSGGSGGSGGSGGSGGSGGSGGSGGSGGSGGSGGSGGSGGSGSGR, encoded by the coding sequence ATGATGAGGAATAAATTACTTTTGCACACGAAACGACTGCTGGCATTGACGATATCTGTCTTGTTGATGGCATCTTCTCTTTGGGCCAGTGATTTTTCTGAGTTAACCCCGCAACAACAACAGTTGCTGGGGAATTATGCGAATAGTTGGGATACCCTTTCTGTTGAAAAGCAACAGAATCTGCAGAAGGGTGCAGAAAAATGGTTAACGATGACTCCAGCCCAGAGGACTCAAGCGAAACAGAAACTTGAGGGATGGAAACAACTTTCTCCAAAGCAGCAACAAAAAGCTAAAAGTAGATTTGAACGGTTCAAGCAGTTACCCCAAGATAAAAAGAGGCAGTTACGCTCGGTTCAAGCTCGATTTCTCAGTCTACCTATAGAGACCAGAAAACAGCTTAAGGCTCGTTGGCAAAAAATGACACCAGCGGAGAAGTTGAGCTTTACTCATGCATTGGAAATGTCAAAATCGGCTCAACAGCAACAACCAGCAGAAAATTCCGGCGGAGCAGGTGGGTCTGGTGGGTCTGGTGGGTCTGGTGGGTCTGGTGGGTCTGGTGGATCTGGTGGATCTGGTGGATCTGGTGGATCTGGTGGATCTGGTGGATCTGGTGGATCTGGTGGGTCCGGTGGGTCCGGTGGGTCCGGTGGGTCCGGTAGCGGACGTTAA
- a CDS encoding biotin/lipoyl-containing protein — protein sequence MAQNTNFYTNNPLIHKDRRLSQSTSEWVRSFSCEDLCPLIVCRGPIRKEAMDVYTEMGISHYGILLSEKDSIVYPNALSPELRQLTDTSRVHRVPDYSGASKEERIERIQQIIDIAHDNGYNSVFSGYGFMAEDDEFVAALENAGLKFIGPCSGTQRAAGKKDEAKRTALQVNVSVTPGIDNVTARTLLKKHKTFDQLVALAKAEDLDIDKKILDNTEIPLEELADIILFASYDKGIDLFSIEELCVQVEEECFEMFKNYPGARIRLKAIGGGGGKGQRILGASLLTSKNPSEKKIKEAAADAPGLVREILNEVKTNGIGDNKNILVELNIEQTRHNEIQLLGNGQWCIALGGRDCSLQMHEQKLLEISVTQEGLESEIEKAKKDKVKEQQKALESDLEVLKRMEAESERFGEAVGLDSASTFECIVDGNRHYFMEVNTRIQVEHRVTELVYSLKFTNPQDKDDFFIVESLVEAMALLAQHKERLPRPVRIPRFGAGAEARLNATDCSLSPSAGGYIRYWSKPIEGEIRDDQGICTPNPDTNQFMRYHLAGAYDSNIALLLTKGEDRDSSYQKLSEVLRSTVLRGSNLATNLEFHYGLVNWFIGNNIMAKPTTRFVVPYLTLVGKLKEEAQKLEIVYAFLAMKKHYAKLYADDSEAAKAASETLDRKGTLLTRPMEILLNDPHLLSGWLSLNRLKFKIENNRVVWLCNPLVILEETYEYLHMTWREDAPSAEIIWTHDRDLLNNALAFYAELRDKFSISKKEFVKLNDILSKAKPQGGYDAETWAKIQAAHVGYEMGNELLGLLCMVAEKTNFYDFKVEDDLEVTIPEYLHDPELQAAMKKILVPPPATKADEVVTPGGGMYYAQEAPGLPPFVTEGMHFEKGQPLFILEVMKMFNKVPAPFAGTIDKVIIEGGDGTIVQKGQPLFKVTPDEKFVEVDPKELAKQKQIATNDYLQAIL from the coding sequence ATGGCACAGAATACAAATTTTTATACCAATAATCCCCTGATCCATAAAGACCGCCGTCTCAGTCAGTCAACATCGGAGTGGGTTCGTTCCTTTTCCTGCGAAGATCTCTGCCCGCTTATTGTTTGTCGCGGTCCCATCCGCAAAGAAGCGATGGATGTCTACACGGAGATGGGAATCAGTCATTACGGCATACTGCTTTCCGAAAAAGATTCTATCGTCTACCCCAATGCCCTCTCTCCAGAGCTTCGGCAATTAACTGATACCAGCCGCGTCCACAGGGTTCCAGATTACAGTGGCGCTTCAAAAGAAGAGCGGATTGAGCGCATTCAGCAAATTATCGATATTGCACATGATAACGGCTATAACTCGGTTTTTTCCGGCTACGGATTCATGGCTGAAGATGATGAATTTGTTGCCGCTTTAGAAAACGCAGGGCTGAAGTTTATTGGTCCATGTTCAGGCACCCAGAGAGCAGCCGGCAAAAAAGATGAAGCCAAGCGAACCGCTTTACAAGTCAATGTTTCGGTCACTCCCGGGATTGACAATGTCACTGCCCGAACCTTGCTCAAAAAGCACAAAACTTTTGATCAACTGGTCGCGTTGGCTAAAGCGGAAGATCTGGATATTGACAAGAAAATTCTCGACAATACAGAAATACCGCTGGAAGAGCTTGCCGACATTATCCTTTTTGCTTCCTACGACAAAGGAATTGACCTTTTTTCCATTGAAGAGCTTTGTGTCCAGGTCGAAGAAGAGTGCTTTGAGATGTTCAAAAACTATCCTGGTGCACGAATTCGCCTTAAAGCTATTGGTGGCGGTGGCGGTAAGGGGCAACGCATTTTGGGTGCCTCTCTCCTGACGTCAAAAAATCCTTCCGAAAAGAAGATCAAAGAAGCCGCTGCTGATGCCCCGGGATTAGTTCGGGAGATTTTAAATGAGGTCAAAACCAACGGCATCGGTGACAATAAAAATATTTTAGTTGAACTTAATATTGAGCAAACTCGCCATAACGAAATCCAGCTGCTCGGTAACGGTCAATGGTGTATTGCCCTAGGTGGTCGCGATTGTTCATTGCAAATGCACGAACAGAAACTTCTGGAAATCTCCGTGACCCAGGAGGGCCTCGAAAGTGAAATTGAAAAAGCCAAAAAAGACAAGGTCAAAGAACAACAGAAAGCACTGGAATCAGATCTTGAAGTCCTCAAACGGATGGAAGCGGAATCAGAACGTTTTGGTGAAGCGGTCGGCCTTGATTCGGCCTCTACTTTTGAATGTATTGTCGATGGCAACCGCCACTATTTTATGGAAGTGAATACAAGAATCCAGGTTGAACACCGGGTGACTGAACTGGTCTACAGCCTCAAGTTCACAAATCCGCAAGATAAAGATGATTTCTTCATCGTTGAGTCCTTAGTTGAAGCCATGGCATTGCTGGCACAACACAAAGAAAGATTGCCTCGCCCCGTAAGGATTCCTCGTTTTGGCGCTGGAGCCGAAGCCCGCCTTAATGCGACAGACTGCTCACTCTCACCAAGTGCAGGAGGGTATATCCGCTACTGGTCAAAACCAATTGAAGGTGAAATTCGTGATGATCAGGGGATTTGCACTCCAAATCCTGACACCAATCAATTTATGCGCTACCATCTGGCCGGTGCATACGATTCCAACATTGCATTACTTTTGACAAAAGGTGAAGACCGGGACAGTAGCTATCAAAAATTATCCGAAGTCTTGCGCAGTACAGTGTTGCGCGGCAGCAATCTTGCAACCAACCTGGAGTTTCACTACGGTCTGGTGAACTGGTTTATCGGCAATAATATTATGGCTAAACCAACCACCCGTTTTGTTGTCCCTTATTTGACCCTGGTTGGAAAGCTCAAGGAAGAAGCACAAAAACTTGAAATCGTCTACGCTTTCCTGGCAATGAAAAAACATTATGCAAAACTCTATGCAGATGACTCTGAGGCTGCCAAAGCAGCTTCTGAAACATTGGACCGCAAAGGAACGTTATTAACTCGTCCAATGGAAATCCTTTTAAATGATCCGCACTTGCTGTCTGGATGGTTAAGCCTGAATCGGCTGAAATTCAAAATTGAGAATAACCGTGTTGTCTGGCTCTGTAACCCACTGGTTATACTTGAAGAAACCTATGAGTATCTGCATATGACCTGGAGAGAAGACGCTCCTTCAGCAGAAATCATTTGGACCCATGACCGTGATTTGCTGAACAATGCTCTCGCATTTTATGCCGAATTGAGAGATAAATTTTCCATCAGTAAAAAAGAATTTGTGAAGCTGAATGACATTCTCAGTAAAGCTAAACCACAAGGGGGATATGATGCAGAAACCTGGGCAAAAATCCAGGCTGCACATGTTGGCTATGAAATGGGTAATGAACTTCTCGGTCTTCTGTGCATGGTTGCTGAAAAAACAAACTTCTATGATTTTAAAGTCGAGGATGACCTTGAGGTTACAATACCTGAATATTTGCATGACCCTGAACTGCAAGCGGCAATGAAGAAAATTCTGGTGCCTCCTCCAGCTACAAAAGCCGATGAGGTTGTCACTCCAGGAGGGGGAATGTATTACGCCCAGGAAGCACCGGGATTACCTCCATTTGTCACAGAGGGAATGCACTTTGAAAAAGGTCAACCCCTGTTTATTCTGGAAGTCATGAAAATGTTTAACAAGGTCCCGGCACCATTCGCAGGAACCATAGATAAAGTCATTATTGAAGGTGGTGATGGGACTATCGTGCAGAAAGGGCAACCTCTCTTCAAAGTTACCCCTGATGAGAAGTTTGTTGAGGTTGATCCAAAAGAACTGGCTAAACAAAAACAAATTGCAACCAATGATTATCTACAAGCAATTTTATAA
- a CDS encoding carboxyl transferase domain-containing protein: protein MSKNKIKPSLQNPLAATEEVEFNIPGEIAGKTGAYEEVMKEGYELTQRPIKSVAVGQIEKQHFKKRMTVWERIKVLTANDPNILFQNWGKNLDGASLVTGILNIGGRDVALYGHDFTVRAGSIDATNGQKLAKLMYMAGEKGIPLIGMNDSAGAFVPAGVGGLDGYAEAFTALRKISGVVPTVMCMFGFNAGGGSYLPRQGSFVIQPEETFFGLTGPGVVKSVLGEDITPEDLGGPKVHAATGVTDLTVADETAALRTATRLISYIPDNNHSMAPFQETSDPLDRKTWEINTLLKKAFNSPTGFNTPFDVSIIIQQICDHGDYFEMQPTRAREAITAFGRLGGNVVGFVANNSAVSSGQIDCDSAVKIARFVRFCNIYNIPLIFMEDTTGFLPGREQEARGIVQAGRSMLDSIVDVRTPRILLILRNAYGGAYASYNNYPTGADLVLALPTTRLAVMGPAGKEFVYKSELRKVRGAVKQRIAANILERTKAGMDGVDAKKDAEKEAAEWLKVEEAALNLRYEKELMNPKEGLALGSISSLVMPTDLRKVLGENLNFFLRHYKPSAWQSVQREFH, encoded by the coding sequence ATGTCAAAAAACAAAATTAAGCCCTCATTGCAAAATCCCCTCGCAGCTACGGAAGAAGTTGAATTTAATATTCCGGGTGAAATCGCAGGGAAAACTGGTGCCTATGAAGAGGTCATGAAAGAAGGCTATGAACTGACCCAACGTCCAATCAAATCAGTTGCAGTCGGCCAGATTGAAAAACAGCACTTCAAAAAACGGATGACCGTTTGGGAACGGATTAAAGTTTTAACGGCGAATGACCCCAATATTCTCTTCCAGAACTGGGGAAAAAACCTGGATGGGGCCTCATTGGTGACAGGAATTTTAAATATTGGTGGCCGTGATGTCGCCCTGTACGGTCATGACTTTACTGTGCGTGCCGGTTCAATCGATGCAACCAATGGGCAAAAATTGGCCAAATTGATGTATATGGCTGGTGAAAAAGGGATTCCACTGATCGGAATGAATGACTCAGCCGGTGCTTTTGTCCCCGCTGGTGTCGGTGGCCTCGACGGCTATGCAGAGGCTTTTACTGCCTTGCGTAAAATCAGTGGCGTAGTCCCAACAGTCATGTGCATGTTCGGGTTCAATGCCGGCGGCGGCTCCTACCTTCCAAGACAGGGAAGCTTTGTTATTCAACCTGAAGAAACGTTCTTCGGCTTAACCGGACCGGGTGTTGTTAAATCAGTCCTGGGAGAAGACATCACTCCAGAGGACCTGGGTGGGCCAAAAGTACACGCAGCAACAGGTGTGACCGATCTGACCGTTGCTGATGAAACGGCAGCACTGCGGACAGCAACCCGCTTGATCAGCTATATTCCTGACAACAATCACTCTATGGCCCCTTTTCAGGAAACCAGTGATCCGCTTGATCGCAAAACCTGGGAAATCAATACCTTGTTAAAGAAAGCTTTTAATTCCCCCACAGGATTTAATACTCCGTTCGATGTTTCGATCATCATTCAGCAAATCTGTGATCACGGTGATTACTTTGAGATGCAGCCTACCCGTGCTCGTGAAGCGATCACTGCTTTTGGTCGATTAGGTGGAAACGTTGTCGGCTTTGTTGCCAACAACTCAGCTGTTTCCTCAGGGCAGATCGATTGTGATTCTGCAGTTAAAATTGCCCGTTTTGTACGCTTCTGTAATATCTACAATATCCCATTGATTTTCATGGAAGATACCACCGGATTTTTGCCGGGCCGCGAGCAGGAAGCGCGTGGAATTGTCCAAGCCGGCCGCTCCATGCTTGATTCCATCGTTGATGTCCGGACCCCGAGGATATTACTGATATTGCGCAATGCTTACGGTGGAGCCTACGCTTCTTACAATAACTACCCAACAGGAGCCGATCTGGTTCTCGCTCTGCCGACAACTCGTCTTGCCGTTATGGGTCCGGCAGGGAAAGAGTTTGTCTATAAATCAGAACTGCGGAAAGTACGCGGAGCAGTCAAGCAGCGGATAGCCGCGAACATCCTGGAACGAACCAAAGCAGGCATGGACGGTGTTGATGCTAAAAAAGACGCTGAAAAGGAAGCTGCTGAATGGCTTAAAGTCGAAGAAGCAGCTTTGAACCTACGCTATGAAAAAGAATTGATGAATCCCAAAGAAGGTCTGGCTCTTGGCTCGATCTCCTCTCTGGTCATGCCGACAGACCTGCGTAAGGTCCTCGGTGAAAACCTCAACTTCTTCCTGCGTCACTACAAGCCGTCTGCATGGCAGAGTGTACAGCGTGAATTCCATTAA